One genomic window of Nakamurella panacisegetis includes the following:
- a CDS encoding dipeptidase, translating into MLEPADRYTGYTAYDYLEAGKDYRAFEYAEQIGRVPAYQGLSLTSEQLLRTSSLLAESTVISLHEHVQAFPKDMGYLRDHIRQGREPTAYRGLSRSGLTAVFDNGMDGTCCISSDAGWKYQDVLFDLGVRMADIAHQDFVIKGETLADIEHARATGRIAHIFALEAATMIENEVDRLDVLYGFGVRQMGIAYSEANTLGSGLKERGDGGLTYFGDRAVERMNKLGIAIDVSHSGDRTALEVIERSTQPVFITHAGARSVWPTNRMKPDEVIKACAERGGVIGIEAAPHTTLSRAHPRHSLESVMDHFTYCVELVGLEHVSFGPDTLFGDHVGLHDAFAANLSLGQAHGNVEYEKVPYVDGLENPAEGFFNIIGWLVEHNYSDDDIRAVVGGNTLRVLKDVWI; encoded by the coding sequence TTGCTCGAACCAGCAGATCGCTACACGGGATACACCGCCTACGACTACCTCGAGGCCGGAAAGGACTACCGCGCCTTCGAGTACGCCGAGCAGATCGGACGGGTTCCCGCCTACCAAGGTCTGAGTCTGACCTCCGAACAGCTGCTGCGCACCAGCTCGCTACTGGCGGAATCCACCGTCATCTCCCTGCACGAACACGTTCAGGCGTTCCCCAAGGACATGGGCTACCTGCGCGACCACATCCGACAGGGCCGCGAGCCCACCGCGTATCGCGGTCTGTCCCGGTCCGGGCTGACTGCGGTGTTCGACAACGGCATGGACGGCACCTGCTGCATCAGCAGCGACGCCGGCTGGAAGTACCAGGACGTCCTGTTCGACCTGGGGGTTCGGATGGCCGACATCGCCCATCAGGATTTCGTGATCAAGGGCGAAACCCTGGCCGACATCGAACACGCCAGAGCCACCGGGCGGATCGCCCACATCTTCGCCCTGGAAGCGGCGACCATGATCGAGAACGAGGTGGACCGCCTGGACGTGCTCTACGGATTCGGCGTCCGGCAGATGGGAATCGCCTATTCCGAGGCGAACACCCTGGGCAGCGGGCTCAAGGAACGTGGCGACGGCGGGCTGACCTACTTCGGTGACCGTGCCGTCGAACGGATGAACAAGCTCGGCATCGCCATCGACGTCTCCCACAGTGGTGACCGCACCGCCCTGGAGGTCATCGAGCGGTCCACCCAGCCGGTGTTCATCACACATGCCGGGGCCCGATCGGTGTGGCCGACCAATCGAATGAAGCCGGACGAGGTGATCAAGGCGTGTGCCGAACGAGGCGGAGTGATCGGAATCGAGGCGGCGCCGCACACCACACTCTCGCGGGCCCACCCGCGGCACAGCCTGGAATCGGTGATGGACCACTTCACCTATTGTGTGGAGCTTGTCGGCCTCGAGCACGTGTCCTTCGGCCCGGACACCCTCTTCGGTGATCACGTCGGCCTGCACGACGCGTTCGCCGCGAACCTGTCTCTCGGGCAGGCGCACGGCAACGTCGAGTACGAGAAGGTGCCCTACGTCGACGGTCTGGAGAACCCGGCCGAGGGCTTCTTCAACATCATCGGCTGGCTGGTCGAGCACAACTACTCCGACGACGACATCCGGGCCGTCGTCGGGGGCAACACCCTCCGAGTCCTGAAGGATGTGTGGATCTGA
- a CDS encoding GAF and ANTAR domain-containing protein, whose protein sequence is MTSQQVETSATAGQPSINDTGTRVGDDDLAEQLTVLARDLQRLSTPQEVMDHIVFTVVEMVPGAQDATITVAQQRKNARSAAASSERARLFDVLQSETRQGPCLDALFEQETVRVDDLASEPRWPQLSARAGELGARSVVCFQLFVTGETLGSLDILATEQGAFSDESEHVGLLFASHAAIALADAQELENVRSALVNRDVIGQAKGILMERFKITPAQAFLLLAKASQQTNRKLYEVAANLAHTGTLSI, encoded by the coding sequence ATGACTTCGCAGCAGGTAGAGACATCCGCCACCGCGGGGCAACCGTCGATCAACGACACCGGGACGCGGGTCGGCGACGACGACCTGGCCGAGCAGCTGACCGTGCTGGCCCGGGACCTGCAGCGGCTCTCCACTCCGCAGGAGGTGATGGATCACATCGTATTCACCGTGGTGGAGATGGTCCCTGGTGCCCAGGACGCCACGATCACTGTCGCCCAGCAGCGGAAGAACGCCCGATCGGCTGCGGCGAGCAGCGAACGGGCGCGCCTGTTCGACGTCCTGCAGTCCGAGACCAGACAGGGCCCGTGTCTGGACGCGCTGTTCGAACAGGAGACGGTGCGGGTGGATGATCTGGCCAGCGAGCCGCGGTGGCCCCAGCTGTCGGCCCGGGCTGGGGAGCTGGGCGCGCGCAGCGTGGTGTGCTTCCAGTTGTTCGTCACGGGGGAAACCCTCGGCTCCTTGGACATTCTGGCCACGGAGCAGGGAGCGTTCAGCGACGAATCCGAACATGTGGGGCTGTTGTTCGCCTCCCACGCGGCGATCGCGCTCGCCGACGCCCAGGAGCTGGAGAACGTGCGGTCGGCCCTGGTCAACCGAGATGTCATCGGCCAGGCCAAGGGGATCTTGATGGAACGCTTCAAGATCACTCCGGCGCAGGCCTTCCTCCTGCTGGCCAAGGCCAGCCAGCAGACAAACCGCAAGTTGTACGAGGTCGCTGCCAACCTGGCCCACACCGGCACCTTGAGCATCTGA
- a CDS encoding ABC transporter ATP-binding protein, whose amino-acid sequence MGGVDNSDPAVEPALTVRGLSVDFGSGESRLRAVREVDLIVQRGELVALLGESGSGKSVTARAVMGLTAPGQTVRASEMRLGGTDLLRASARARRSLRGQRMSLVMQDALSALNPVLSIGDQLGELFRVHEHSSRRSARRRAVELLSAVGISDPDRRVDEYPHQFSGGMRQRILIAMAIALQPDLLIADEPTTALDVTVQAQILELLDRLRVEFGMGVLLITHDLGVVSEVADRLAVMYAGRIVETGPAAEVLDRPRHPYTQALLRSVPQAGDRGRELLTIPGSPPSPAQVPVGCAFHPRCTMAIERCRQERPLLADSEPGRTSACHRSEELADVAAH is encoded by the coding sequence ATGGGTGGCGTGGACAACAGTGACCCGGCGGTCGAGCCGGCATTGACGGTGCGTGGTCTCTCGGTGGACTTCGGAAGCGGCGAGAGCCGACTGCGCGCTGTACGTGAGGTCGATCTGATCGTGCAGCGCGGCGAGCTCGTGGCTTTGCTGGGGGAGTCGGGATCCGGGAAGTCGGTGACCGCCCGGGCCGTGATGGGTCTGACTGCTCCCGGCCAGACCGTACGAGCCAGCGAGATGCGCCTGGGTGGAACCGATCTGTTGAGAGCCTCGGCTCGGGCCAGGCGCTCGTTGCGAGGCCAAAGGATGAGCCTGGTGATGCAGGACGCTCTGTCGGCGTTGAATCCGGTGTTGAGCATCGGTGACCAACTCGGTGAGCTGTTCCGCGTGCACGAACATTCCTCGCGCCGGTCGGCTCGTCGGCGCGCTGTCGAGTTGCTGTCGGCGGTCGGCATTTCCGATCCCGATCGTCGCGTCGACGAGTACCCACATCAATTCTCCGGGGGCATGCGTCAGCGCATCCTGATCGCGATGGCGATCGCCTTGCAGCCGGACCTGTTGATCGCCGACGAACCGACCACGGCGCTGGACGTCACGGTGCAGGCGCAGATCCTGGAGCTGCTCGATCGGCTCCGAGTCGAATTCGGTATGGGTGTCCTGTTGATCACGCACGATCTCGGCGTGGTCAGCGAGGTGGCGGATCGGCTGGCCGTGATGTACGCCGGACGGATCGTCGAGACCGGGCCTGCCGCAGAGGTGTTGGACCGGCCTCGTCATCCGTACACCCAGGCGCTGCTGCGGTCGGTGCCGCAGGCCGGAGATCGCGGGCGCGAGCTGTTGACCATTCCCGGATCACCACCCAGCCCCGCGCAGGTGCCTGTCGGTTGCGCGTTCCATCCCCGCTGCACAATGGCCATCGAACGCTGCCGGCAGGAACGGCCGCTGCTCGCGGACTCAGAACCCGGCCGGACGTCGGCCTGTCATCGCAGCGAGGAGTTGGCCGATGTCGCAGCCCACTGA
- a CDS encoding helix-turn-helix transcriptional regulator, giving the protein MLDPSARLLALLSLLQLRREWTGQELADRFDVDPRTIRRDVDKLRELGYPVHATRGVAGGYRLAPGTRMPPLLLDDAEAVAVAIGLRTVAATSIAGIEETSVSALTKLDQVLPERLRKRVRALGAATSAVPLGGPSTDVEVLATLAAACRDSQRVRFAYTAGAGSQRYAEPAALVHSGFNWYLVAFDLDRQDWRVFRLDRIRGEVRRADRGRPREVPGGDPAAFVQARAGRSGGLDAAPARIRVQATAAAIRGRVAPDSVTVAPDGENSCLVSTVGPWSITFLIWMTLLDEPMELLGPPDFIDAAKSFVNRLAGALPAE; this is encoded by the coding sequence GTGCTCGACCCGTCCGCTCGCCTGCTCGCTCTGCTGTCCCTGCTGCAACTCCGGCGGGAGTGGACCGGGCAGGAACTGGCCGACCGCTTCGACGTCGATCCCCGGACGATCCGTCGCGATGTCGACAAGCTCCGCGAGCTCGGCTACCCGGTACACGCCACGCGGGGTGTGGCCGGCGGCTACCGACTCGCCCCCGGAACCCGCATGCCGCCCCTGCTCCTCGACGACGCCGAGGCGGTGGCCGTCGCCATCGGCCTGCGAACGGTCGCCGCCACGTCGATCGCCGGCATCGAGGAGACCTCCGTCAGCGCCCTGACCAAACTCGATCAGGTCCTGCCGGAACGCCTGCGCAAGCGCGTCAGGGCCCTCGGTGCCGCCACCTCGGCCGTGCCGCTGGGCGGCCCGTCAACGGACGTCGAGGTGCTCGCCACGCTGGCCGCAGCGTGCCGAGACTCGCAGCGAGTCCGGTTCGCCTACACGGCCGGTGCCGGTTCCCAGCGGTACGCCGAGCCGGCCGCGCTCGTGCACAGCGGCTTCAACTGGTACCTGGTCGCCTTCGATCTCGATCGACAGGACTGGCGCGTCTTCCGACTGGACCGGATTCGAGGCGAGGTCCGCCGGGCCGACCGAGGCCGCCCCCGCGAAGTGCCCGGCGGCGATCCGGCTGCTTTCGTGCAAGCGCGCGCCGGCCGCAGCGGCGGGCTCGACGCCGCCCCGGCCCGGATCCGGGTACAGGCGACCGCCGCGGCAATCCGCGGCCGGGTCGCGCCCGATTCGGTCACCGTTGCACCGGACGGTGAGAACTCCTGTCTGGTCAGCACTGTCGGGCCGTGGTCGATCACGTTCCTGATCTGGATGACGTTGCTGGACGAGCCAATGGAACTCCTCGGACCGCCGGACTTCATCGACGCGGCCAAATCGTTCGTCAACCGGCTGGCCGGAGCCCTCCCCGCCGAGTGA
- a CDS encoding TIGR03118 family protein: MIRKSGPSRAWTAVLAAGVIMVGPAASASAQDREHDHDPGFVQKNLVSDVAGLAAHTDANLKNPWGISFLPGSPLWISDNGAGVSTLYDGAGVATPLVVTIPAAASSAPSGGTPTGTVSNPAAAGFVVSENGVSSPSRFLFATEDGTLAGWSPTVDRGNAITVADRSTVVDPEGDVGAVYKGLAMASTPAGQFLYATNFRFGQVEVFDRNFTLVRTFTDPDLPSGYGPFGIATIGGNLFVTFAKQDAQKHDDVAGSGLGFVDVFSPGGKLLQHFASHGRLNSPWGVTKAPASVPGIGGDILVGNFGDGRINVYSPRGHFVRALSDTRGHPITISGLWDLKFPTGALNVTPGALYFTAGINGEADGLFGELIAAR; encoded by the coding sequence ATGATCCGGAAATCAGGACCCTCGAGGGCGTGGACAGCGGTGCTGGCCGCCGGGGTGATCATGGTCGGACCCGCTGCATCGGCATCGGCCCAGGACCGTGAGCACGACCACGACCCGGGCTTCGTTCAGAAGAACCTCGTTTCCGACGTGGCCGGTCTGGCCGCTCACACGGACGCGAACCTGAAGAATCCCTGGGGCATCTCGTTCCTACCGGGCTCTCCGCTGTGGATCTCCGACAACGGCGCCGGCGTCAGTACGCTGTACGACGGTGCCGGGGTCGCCACGCCGCTGGTCGTGACGATTCCCGCCGCCGCATCCTCCGCGCCATCCGGCGGAACCCCGACCGGCACCGTCTCGAACCCGGCCGCCGCCGGCTTCGTCGTAAGCGAGAACGGCGTTTCGAGCCCGAGCCGGTTCCTGTTCGCCACGGAGGACGGCACGCTGGCCGGTTGGAGCCCGACGGTTGACCGGGGCAACGCCATCACGGTGGCCGATCGGTCGACCGTCGTCGATCCGGAGGGTGACGTCGGGGCGGTCTACAAGGGATTGGCCATGGCCAGCACGCCGGCCGGACAGTTCCTCTACGCGACCAATTTCCGGTTCGGTCAGGTCGAGGTGTTCGACCGCAACTTCACGCTGGTGCGGACCTTCACCGACCCCGACCTGCCATCGGGCTACGGGCCGTTCGGCATCGCCACGATCGGCGGCAACCTCTTCGTCACCTTCGCCAAGCAGGACGCCCAGAAGCACGACGATGTGGCCGGATCAGGACTGGGCTTCGTCGATGTGTTCAGTCCCGGAGGAAAACTGCTGCAGCACTTCGCCTCTCACGGACGACTGAACTCACCGTGGGGTGTCACCAAAGCGCCCGCGAGTGTGCCCGGTATCGGCGGCGACATCCTGGTCGGCAACTTCGGCGACGGCCGGATCAACGTCTATTCACCTCGCGGGCACTTCGTTCGCGCCTTGAGCGATACCCGCGGACATCCGATCACGATCTCCGGTCTGTGGGACCTGAAGTTCCCGACCGGCGCGCTCAACGTCACACCCGGGGCGCTGTACTTCACCGCGGGAATCAACGGGGAGGCCGACGGCTTGTTCGGAGAACTGATCGCGGCCCGCTGA
- a CDS encoding ABC transporter substrate-binding protein: MRYLTRRLTLTASAVAVTMAIAACAPSAPTSQSSTSGPAGSATSSGGTASATGGTVNIATTTDVVNYNPLVGNSRTDYWITNLMYPHLLTIAADGTKQASLATKWGYTNPTTGYYDIRGDMTWSDGVKLTAKDVAYTINAVIKDKPAGTLYGQLTNVKSATATSDTHVEITLIKPDSTVVNEVGFWGNIVPEHVFSKAGNVAKFANDNNWVSAGPFVLTNVVKGQSYTMDAVKSYPMAAGGAAKVSKIVYRVYPDVNTEILALQKGDVDMIANAIPPAQVKNLQNSDGIKLAEIPGLGYAHMTYNMSKAPLDKLAVRKALAYSVDYNAIRNVVLQGQGVSTGSSPIMPVLKTYYDASLKEYPYDPAQARQFLTDAGYKADSNGKFPLSFRLIYSLQDAVTSQWVNLVKDGAAKAGITITLQGLERNTYLAKTAVGDFDVYAGNFAIMDDPTTNMALTYLKDGSINYSYVDDPALSSLIEKSRVATDQQTAIGLLQQAAKLVHDNVYDNVMYTQNLYVAYRSNINGLVVKPSELLSVVDPASLAQITKS; the protein is encoded by the coding sequence ATGAGGTACCTGACGCGGCGGCTCACCTTGACCGCCAGCGCTGTTGCGGTCACGATGGCGATCGCCGCCTGCGCCCCGAGCGCGCCGACGAGCCAGAGTTCGACCTCCGGCCCCGCCGGAAGCGCGACATCATCCGGCGGGACCGCCTCGGCGACCGGGGGCACCGTCAACATCGCCACGACCACCGACGTCGTGAACTACAACCCGTTGGTGGGCAACAGTCGGACCGACTACTGGATCACCAACCTGATGTATCCCCACCTGTTGACGATCGCCGCCGACGGCACCAAGCAGGCTTCTCTGGCCACGAAGTGGGGCTACACCAACCCCACCACCGGCTACTACGACATCCGCGGCGACATGACGTGGAGCGACGGCGTCAAGCTCACCGCCAAGGATGTGGCGTACACGATCAACGCGGTGATCAAGGACAAGCCGGCCGGCACCCTGTACGGCCAGCTGACCAACGTCAAGTCGGCGACGGCGACGTCGGACACCCATGTCGAGATCACCTTGATCAAGCCGGATTCCACCGTCGTCAACGAGGTGGGCTTCTGGGGCAACATCGTGCCGGAGCACGTGTTCAGCAAGGCCGGCAATGTGGCCAAGTTCGCGAATGACAACAACTGGGTGTCGGCCGGGCCCTTTGTGCTGACCAATGTGGTCAAGGGCCAGAGCTACACGATGGACGCGGTGAAGTCGTATCCCATGGCTGCCGGCGGGGCCGCGAAGGTCAGCAAGATCGTCTATCGGGTGTACCCGGATGTGAACACGGAGATCCTGGCCCTGCAGAAGGGCGACGTCGACATGATCGCCAACGCGATCCCACCCGCACAGGTGAAGAACCTGCAGAACTCCGACGGAATCAAGCTGGCCGAGATACCCGGCCTGGGCTACGCCCACATGACGTACAACATGAGCAAGGCACCGCTGGACAAACTGGCCGTCCGAAAGGCATTGGCGTACTCCGTCGACTACAACGCCATCCGGAACGTGGTCCTTCAGGGTCAGGGCGTGTCCACCGGGAGCAGTCCGATCATGCCGGTGCTCAAGACCTACTACGACGCCAGCCTCAAGGAGTATCCGTACGACCCGGCCCAGGCCCGCCAGTTCCTGACCGACGCCGGATACAAGGCGGACAGCAACGGCAAGTTCCCGCTCAGCTTCCGGTTGATCTACTCGCTGCAGGACGCCGTCACCTCACAGTGGGTGAACCTGGTCAAGGACGGAGCGGCCAAGGCCGGCATCACCATCACCCTGCAGGGCCTGGAACGCAACACATACCTGGCCAAGACGGCCGTCGGAGATTTCGACGTCTACGCCGGCAACTTCGCCATCATGGACGATCCGACCACCAACATGGCGCTGACCTACCTGAAGGACGGTTCGATCAACTACTCCTACGTCGACGACCCGGCGTTGTCGTCGCTGATCGAGAAGTCCAGGGTGGCGACTGATCAACAGACGGCAATCGGGCTGCTGCAGCAGGCGGCGAAACTCGTGCACGACAACGTCTATGACAACGTCATGTACACCCAGAACCTCTATGTCGCCTACCGCAGCAACATCAACGGGCTCGTCGTCAAGCCGAGTGAGTTGCTCTCCGTGGTCGATCCGGCGTCGCTGGCGCAGATCACCAAGTCCTGA
- a CDS encoding nuclear transport factor 2 family protein has translation MTHGTALTTALAYFQASAAKDIDHAMSFLADEIVCDAPAGRIQGAVGYRAFLESFSKLLKHSELVASFGDDHEAILLYDNDTVPVPSAPSAGHFTVVDGRITHIRFIFDRVPYEAAARAAQAAN, from the coding sequence ATGACCCACGGCACCGCACTGACGACCGCACTGGCCTACTTCCAGGCATCGGCAGCCAAGGACATCGATCACGCCATGAGCTTCCTGGCGGACGAGATCGTCTGCGACGCGCCGGCCGGACGCATCCAGGGCGCGGTCGGCTACCGGGCATTCCTGGAGTCGTTCTCCAAGCTGCTGAAGCATTCCGAGCTGGTCGCCTCGTTTGGCGATGATCACGAGGCGATCCTGCTCTACGACAACGACACGGTCCCGGTGCCGAGTGCACCGTCGGCCGGCCACTTCACTGTCGTCGACGGCCGGATCACGCACATTCGCTTCATCTTCGACCGAGTCCCGTACGAGGCAGCGGCTCGTGCGGCCCAGGCGGCGAACTGA
- a CDS encoding bifunctional polysaccharide deacetylase/glycosyltransferase family 2 protein, translated as MLTLGVALAVHGFTTGNLGEGDNGPSTSSASLTTAVVGGGPVVNSSDLASPGLSPASRTIALTFDDGPSEYTTGVLDVLRRFHARATFFVVGKQVAEHTDIVRRMVADGNEVGVHSFTHPELGSVSAWREGLELDQTQQAIAGATGYTTNLLRLPYSSKVANLTPTELLALRRAGNYWAVFTDLDTKDWTRPGVPAIVAASVPQTGAGAIVMMHDGGGDRSQTVEALTVLIPKLQSRGYRFVTVSESVGLASPFRSAGVPSRLRGSVVIAAVRFGDLVAWLLSATMILVAALSVLRLLCLVLLARRHAHSRIDETADHLPTISVIVPAFNEEVGIAAAVKSVAASDYPRFEIVVVDDGSTDGTVAAVKSAEVPGLRLIRQENGGKPVALNTGIASSSGDVLVLMDGDTVFEPDTLRRLVQQLATPTVGAVSGNTKVGNRHGLLGRWQHIEYVIGFNLDRRMFDVLQCMPTIPGAIGAFRREVLEQVGGLSSDTLAEDTDLTMAICRAGWRVVYEPQAVAWTEAPAGLGQLWRQRYRWCFGTMQAMWKHRRAVFERGAAGKLGRRGLPYLLLFQVLLPLLAPFVDVAAIYSILFQNSGAIALTWASFLLLQFLAALYAFRLDRESPRVLWAIVTQQFVYRQLMYLVVIQSLTTATAGIRFGWHKLRRTGNLDAAPAPSTP; from the coding sequence ATGCTCACCCTGGGAGTGGCGCTGGCCGTGCACGGGTTCACCACCGGGAACCTCGGCGAGGGCGACAACGGGCCGTCAACCTCCAGTGCGTCCCTGACCACGGCAGTTGTCGGCGGTGGACCCGTCGTCAACTCCAGCGACCTCGCGTCGCCCGGGCTGTCCCCCGCCTCCCGCACGATCGCCCTGACCTTCGACGACGGTCCCAGCGAGTACACCACGGGGGTGCTGGACGTGCTGCGCCGCTTCCACGCCCGGGCAACCTTCTTCGTGGTCGGAAAGCAGGTGGCCGAACATACCGACATCGTTCGGCGGATGGTCGCCGACGGCAACGAAGTGGGTGTGCACTCCTTCACCCACCCAGAGCTGGGATCCGTCTCGGCCTGGCGCGAAGGACTCGAGCTCGACCAGACGCAGCAGGCGATCGCGGGAGCCACCGGCTACACGACGAATCTCCTTCGGCTGCCGTATTCGTCCAAGGTCGCGAACTTGACCCCGACAGAGCTATTGGCGCTGCGGCGGGCGGGCAACTACTGGGCGGTGTTCACCGACCTGGACACCAAGGACTGGACCCGCCCTGGCGTTCCGGCCATCGTTGCCGCGTCCGTCCCGCAGACGGGTGCAGGGGCGATTGTGATGATGCACGACGGCGGCGGGGATCGCAGCCAGACCGTCGAGGCGCTGACCGTGCTCATACCGAAGTTGCAGTCCAGGGGTTACCGTTTCGTCACGGTCAGCGAGTCAGTGGGCTTGGCGTCACCGTTCCGGTCCGCCGGCGTTCCCAGTCGACTGCGCGGCAGCGTGGTCATCGCGGCTGTCCGATTCGGTGATCTGGTCGCGTGGCTGCTCTCGGCCACCATGATCCTGGTCGCTGCGTTGTCGGTGCTGCGGCTGCTCTGCTTGGTGCTGTTGGCGCGCCGACACGCGCATTCGCGAATCGACGAGACCGCTGATCATCTGCCCACCATCAGCGTGATCGTTCCGGCGTTCAACGAAGAGGTCGGCATCGCCGCCGCCGTGAAGTCGGTGGCCGCCAGCGATTATCCCCGCTTCGAGATCGTGGTCGTCGACGACGGCTCCACCGACGGCACGGTGGCGGCCGTGAAATCCGCCGAGGTGCCCGGTCTGCGGCTCATACGTCAGGAGAACGGCGGGAAGCCGGTCGCGTTGAACACCGGCATCGCCTCCTCCTCCGGAGACGTTCTGGTGCTGATGGACGGCGACACGGTCTTCGAACCAGACACTCTTCGACGGCTCGTCCAGCAGCTGGCCACGCCGACGGTGGGAGCCGTGTCCGGCAACACGAAGGTCGGCAACCGCCATGGACTCCTGGGTCGTTGGCAGCATATCGAGTACGTCATCGGATTCAATCTCGACCGCAGGATGTTCGATGTGCTGCAGTGCATGCCGACAATTCCGGGAGCGATCGGCGCATTCCGGCGGGAGGTTCTCGAGCAGGTCGGCGGCCTGAGTTCAGACACTCTGGCCGAGGACACGGACCTGACGATGGCCATCTGTCGCGCCGGCTGGAGGGTGGTGTACGAGCCGCAGGCCGTGGCCTGGACCGAGGCGCCGGCCGGCCTGGGGCAGTTGTGGCGACAGCGATACCGCTGGTGCTTCGGCACCATGCAGGCCATGTGGAAGCACCGTCGCGCGGTGTTCGAGCGCGGCGCAGCGGGCAAGCTCGGTCGGCGCGGACTGCCGTACCTGCTGCTGTTCCAGGTTCTTCTTCCACTCCTGGCCCCCTTCGTGGACGTCGCCGCGATCTACAGCATCCTCTTCCAGAATTCAGGGGCGATCGCGCTCACATGGGCTTCGTTCCTGCTGCTGCAGTTCCTGGCGGCGCTGTACGCATTTCGGCTGGACCGCGAAAGCCCGAGAGTGTTGTGGGCGATCGTGACCCAGCAATTCGTGTACCGCCAACTGATGTACCTGGTGGTCATTCAATCGCTGACCACAGCGACCGCCGGTATCCGCTTCGGTTGGCACAAGTTGCGCCGTACCGGCAACCTCGATGCGGCACCCGCACCGTCGACTCCGTGA
- a CDS encoding ABC transporter ATP-binding protein — protein sequence MSQPTDMLPDVRFGRGEAVLEAAGLRRTFRVGSRLSPSRVSAVDGVSLQLRAGESLGIVGETGCGKSTLARMLVGLEKPDGGTLTYRGQDVTAGRRPDRRLLRQGVQMIFQDPYTSLDPRMTVLDLIAEPLAATRSASTRQRKDRVAELLALVGLSTDMMTRYPHQFSGGQRQRIGIARALVLDPQVLICDEPVSALDVSVQAQVINLLRELQRRLGVALLFISHDLSVVRHVADRIAVMYLGRLAETGPTATIYDNPGHPYTQALLSASPSVGSDSRGRLRRRLVLAGEPPSPVNPPSGCRFHERCPLAEARCAEEIPALRALPGQDGPGRLSACHFAERVMSAG from the coding sequence ATGTCGCAGCCCACTGACATGCTTCCGGACGTCCGTTTCGGACGGGGCGAGGCTGTGTTGGAAGCGGCCGGACTCCGCCGGACCTTTCGGGTCGGGTCGCGGTTGTCGCCCTCCCGGGTCTCGGCCGTCGACGGTGTGAGCCTGCAGCTCAGGGCCGGGGAATCGCTGGGGATCGTCGGTGAGACCGGTTGCGGAAAGTCCACTCTGGCCCGGATGCTGGTGGGACTGGAGAAGCCGGACGGCGGTACGCTGACCTATCGGGGGCAGGACGTGACCGCCGGCCGGCGGCCGGATCGCCGCCTCCTGCGCCAGGGGGTGCAGATGATCTTCCAGGATCCGTACACGTCGCTCGATCCACGGATGACGGTCCTGGATCTGATCGCCGAGCCGTTGGCCGCAACCCGATCGGCCTCGACCCGGCAACGCAAGGATCGGGTGGCCGAGCTCCTTGCGCTGGTGGGGTTGTCGACGGACATGATGACCCGCTACCCCCACCAGTTCTCCGGCGGACAGCGGCAGCGGATCGGGATCGCGAGGGCGCTGGTCCTCGACCCGCAGGTGTTGATCTGCGACGAACCGGTTTCTGCACTGGATGTGTCGGTGCAGGCACAGGTGATCAACCTGCTCCGCGAGTTGCAGCGTCGGCTCGGGGTCGCCCTGCTGTTCATCTCCCACGATCTCTCCGTGGTGCGACACGTCGCCGACCGGATCGCAGTGATGTATCTGGGGCGGTTGGCCGAAACCGGGCCGACAGCCACGATCTACGACAACCCCGGCCATCCCTACACCCAGGCCCTGCTGTCCGCCTCGCCTTCGGTCGGCAGCGATTCGCGGGGCCGGCTCCGGCGTCGGCTGGTGCTGGCCGGCGAGCCTCCGTCACCGGTGAATCCTCCCTCCGGATGCCGGTTCCATGAGCGGTGCCCGCTGGCGGAGGCGCGTTGCGCGGAGGAGATACCCGCGCTCCGGGCGCTGCCGGGGCAGGACGGCCCGGGTCGCCTCTCGGCCTGTCACTTCGCCGAGCGGGTGATGTCCGCTGGCTGA